Proteins from a genomic interval of Syngnathus acus chromosome 4, fSynAcu1.2, whole genome shotgun sequence:
- the LOC119122231 gene encoding TLE family member 5-like isoform X5 has translation MMFPQSRHSASSQQLKFTTSDSCDRIKDEFQFLQAQYHSLKLECDKLASEKSEMQRHYIMYYEMSYGLNIEMHKQAEIVKRLNGICAQVLPYLSQEHQQQVLAAIERAKQVTPPEMNSIIRQQLQAHQLSQLQGLALPMTPLPLGLSQPSLPAVTTSSGLFSLSSLLASQAQLAKEEKASRDAADSHREEDGDKSD, from the exons GCTTCATCGCAGCAGCTGAAATTCACAACATCCGACTCCTGTGACAGGATCAAGGATGAGTTCCAGTTCCTCCAAGCACAATACCACAG CCTGAAGCTGGAATGTGACAAGCTGGCCAGTGAGAAGTCGGAGATGCAACGTCATTACATCATG TACTATGAGATGTCCTACGGGCTCAACATTGAGATGCACAAACAG GCTGAGATTGTGAAGAGATTAAATGGGATCTGCGCACAAGTCCTCCCATACCTGTCTCAGGag caccagcagcaggtcCTGGCAGCCATCGAGAGGGCCAAGCAGGTCACCCCCCCAGAGATGAACTCCATCATAAGG CAGCAGCTCCAGGCCCACCAGCTGTCTCAGCTCCAGGGCCTGGCTCTGCCCATGACCCCCCTGCCGCTGGGCCTGAGCCAGCCCAGCCTGCCCGCCGTCACCACCTCCTCCGGCCTCTTTTCCCTCTCCTCCCTGCTGGCCTCCCAGGCTCAGCTGGCCAAGGAGGAGAAGGCCTCGCGGGACGCCGCCGACAGCCACCGCGAGGAGGACGGCGACAAGTCCGACTAG
- the LOC119122231 gene encoding TLE family member 5-like isoform X6 gives MMFPQSRHSASSQQLKFTTSDSCDRIKDEFQFLQAQYHSLKLECDKLASEKSEMQRHYIMYYEMSYGLNIEMHKQAEIVKRLNGICAQVLPYLSQEHQQQVLAAIERAKQVTPPEMNSIIRQLQAHQLSQLQGLALPMTPLPLGLSQPSLPAVTTSSGLFSLSSLLASQAQLAKEEKASRDAADSHREEDGDKSD, from the exons GCTTCATCGCAGCAGCTGAAATTCACAACATCCGACTCCTGTGACAGGATCAAGGATGAGTTCCAGTTCCTCCAAGCACAATACCACAG CCTGAAGCTGGAATGTGACAAGCTGGCCAGTGAGAAGTCGGAGATGCAACGTCATTACATCATG TACTATGAGATGTCCTACGGGCTCAACATTGAGATGCACAAACAG GCTGAGATTGTGAAGAGATTAAATGGGATCTGCGCACAAGTCCTCCCATACCTGTCTCAGGag caccagcagcaggtcCTGGCAGCCATCGAGAGGGCCAAGCAGGTCACCCCCCCAGAGATGAACTCCATCATAAGG CAGCTCCAGGCCCACCAGCTGTCTCAGCTCCAGGGCCTGGCTCTGCCCATGACCCCCCTGCCGCTGGGCCTGAGCCAGCCCAGCCTGCCCGCCGTCACCACCTCCTCCGGCCTCTTTTCCCTCTCCTCCCTGCTGGCCTCCCAGGCTCAGCTGGCCAAGGAGGAGAAGGCCTCGCGGGACGCCGCCGACAGCCACCGCGAGGAGGACGGCGACAAGTCCGACTAG